From a single Oceanobacillus kimchii X50 genomic region:
- a CDS encoding pyridoxal phosphate-dependent aminotransferase, whose amino-acid sequence MKQSKRLKQLPPQFFASLVQKVNQAISEGRDVINLGQGNPDQPTPSHIIKALQSAAEDPITHKYSPFRGTEDFRKAAATFYKREYQVDLDPDTEIAILFGSKIGLVELPLALMNPNEWMMLPNPGYPDYLSSIPLADIQYDTMPLLEENNFLPNYEQLTLSQKERTKLLYLNYPNNPTGATAHSDFFKETVALGKNYDIGIVHDFAYGAIGFNEEKPISFLQTEGAKEVGIELYTLSKTYNMAGWRIGFAAGNKEMIEAINILQDHLFVSIFPAIQRAASEALLSDQSSVQDLVTLYQKRRDTLITECKRIGWDIKAPKGSFFAWLPVPKGFTSETFADYLLNQVDVAVAAGNGFGTFGEGYIRIGLLVDEERIVEAMKRIERLNLF is encoded by the coding sequence ATGAAACAATCCAAAAGATTAAAACAATTACCTCCACAATTCTTTGCATCTCTCGTACAAAAAGTAAATCAAGCCATTTCTGAAGGAAGAGATGTTATTAATTTAGGTCAAGGTAATCCAGACCAACCTACTCCATCTCATATTATAAAAGCTTTACAATCAGCCGCAGAAGATCCTATAACTCATAAGTATTCCCCTTTTCGCGGAACCGAAGATTTTCGGAAAGCAGCTGCTACGTTTTACAAACGAGAATACCAAGTAGATTTGGATCCTGACACAGAAATTGCTATATTATTTGGAAGTAAAATTGGACTTGTAGAACTTCCATTAGCACTGATGAACCCTAATGAATGGATGATGCTCCCTAATCCAGGATACCCCGATTATTTGTCGAGCATACCATTAGCTGATATTCAATATGATACTATGCCTCTTTTAGAAGAAAATAATTTTTTACCAAATTATGAACAACTTACCCTAAGCCAAAAAGAACGCACGAAGCTATTATATTTAAATTACCCAAACAATCCGACTGGAGCTACTGCACATAGTGATTTCTTTAAAGAAACTGTGGCACTTGGAAAGAATTATGATATTGGAATTGTTCATGATTTTGCTTATGGAGCAATCGGTTTCAACGAAGAAAAACCGATTAGTTTTCTACAAACAGAAGGGGCAAAAGAAGTAGGAATTGAGCTATATACGCTATCTAAAACGTATAATATGGCAGGTTGGCGCATCGGCTTTGCAGCTGGTAATAAAGAAATGATTGAAGCCATTAATATTTTACAAGATCATTTATTCGTCAGTATCTTTCCTGCAATACAAAGAGCCGCTTCAGAAGCATTATTAAGTGATCAAAGCAGTGTACAAGATTTAGTTACCCTATATCAAAAACGAAGAGATACGTTAATTACTGAATGTAAACGTATTGGCTGGGATATAAAAGCACCAAAAGGCTCCTTCTTCGCTTGGTTACCTGTACCAAAAGGATTCACCAGTGAGACTTTTGCTGATTATTTATTGAATCAGGTCGATGTAGCTGTTGCAGCTGGAAATGGATTTGGAACTTTCGGTGAAGGCTACATACGCATAGGTTTACTTGTCGATGAAGAACGTATTGTGGAAGCAATGAAACGTATAGAAAGATTAAACCTATTTTAA
- the ribD gene encoding bifunctional diaminohydroxyphosphoribosylaminopyrimidine deaminase/5-amino-6-(5-phosphoribosylamino)uracil reductase RibD, whose protein sequence is MTNDKQYMKLALENAKAMKGQTDPNPLVGAVIVNHNRIVGVGTHLKAGEPHAEIHALQMAGNNAKGATVYVTLEPCSHQGRTGPCARALVEAGIQRVVIATLDPNPLVAGTGVKILQDAGIEVEVGVLEEESISMNEVFNKFITQKLPFITMKAASTLDGKVATKTNHSKWITSEEAREDVHHLRNEHAAILVGIQTILHDNPALTTRIPNGRNPIRIVLDSNLRIPLDSQLIQDQQAHTMIFTKEEVDLKKKEKLESLGVEVVITSGKEQTDIQDVVNHLGNQQISSLLLEGGGNIHASFLAAGLVDKIVLYMAPKLSGGKDAPTFFEGTGIEWMEDSIDLINLSVDQIGSDFRFIGYPVFKELND, encoded by the coding sequence ATGACTAATGATAAGCAATATATGAAACTCGCTTTAGAGAATGCAAAAGCGATGAAAGGTCAAACAGACCCAAATCCTTTAGTCGGTGCGGTTATTGTTAATCATAATCGAATTGTCGGTGTAGGAACCCACCTCAAGGCCGGTGAACCACATGCAGAAATTCATGCGCTACAAATGGCTGGTAATAATGCCAAAGGAGCAACGGTCTATGTCACACTAGAACCTTGTTCACACCAAGGTCGAACAGGCCCTTGTGCCCGTGCACTAGTTGAAGCAGGTATACAACGCGTTGTTATCGCAACTCTTGATCCAAATCCTTTGGTAGCAGGAACTGGTGTAAAAATACTACAAGATGCTGGAATCGAAGTAGAAGTCGGTGTACTAGAAGAAGAATCTATTTCGATGAATGAAGTGTTCAATAAATTTATTACTCAAAAATTGCCTTTTATTACAATGAAGGCCGCTTCTACATTAGACGGAAAAGTAGCAACAAAGACCAACCATAGTAAGTGGATTACTTCTGAAGAAGCACGTGAAGATGTTCACCATCTTAGAAATGAACATGCTGCAATATTAGTTGGCATTCAAACTATACTTCATGATAATCCAGCACTTACCACCAGAATACCAAATGGACGGAATCCAATCAGAATTGTACTTGATTCAAATTTACGTATCCCTCTTGATTCACAACTTATTCAAGATCAACAAGCTCACACAATGATATTTACAAAAGAAGAAGTAGATCTGAAAAAAAAGGAAAAGTTAGAATCGCTTGGTGTCGAGGTAGTTATAACTTCTGGCAAGGAACAGACTGACATACAGGATGTTGTTAATCATCTCGGAAACCAACAAATTTCCTCCTTATTATTAGAGGGTGGAGGAAATATCCATGCTTCTTTCTTAGCAGCTGGACTCGTTGATAAAATAGTCCTTTACATGGCTCCAAAATTAAGTGGTGGAAAAGATGCACCTACCTTCTTTGAAGGGACAGGTATCGAATGGATGGAAGATTCTATTGATTTAATTAACTTAAGCGTAGATCAGATTGGATCTGATTTTAGATTTATCGGATATCCGGTTTTTAAAGAATTAAATGATTAG
- the brnQ gene encoding branched-chain amino acid transport system II carrier protein, with product MDNKLQVKQYLAIAFMLFALFFGAGNLIFPAQLGQLAGENIVPAIIGFLITGVGLPLLGILAMGYSGKKNLQELASRVHPIYGVGFTALLYLTIGPFFAAPRTGTVAFEVGIGPFIKEESFQTGLLIFTIVFFLITLLFSLYPAKIVDNIGKILAPLLIILLAILLIVSFFNPMGSIQEPQEAYQASSFFKGFLEGYNTMDALAALVFGIIVIQSIRALGVKSKQGILVATAKTGITAILLLGVIYVGISYLGATSVSTIGYFDNGGPVLSGAASHYFGTFGSLLMAVLISLACLTTAIGLVTANAEYFNTLFPKIGYKPFVFFFSILTFIVANFGLTNIITFSIPVLMFLYPLAMVLVLLTFVSPLFYHSRWVYLPTIGITFILSIFDGLKALCDSLGIENFAWMQPILNVFETVLPFYNEGLGWIVPALVVTIIMMAVVRFRQTNA from the coding sequence ATGGATAATAAATTACAAGTAAAACAATACTTAGCGATTGCATTTATGCTTTTCGCATTGTTCTTTGGGGCAGGAAATCTTATTTTTCCAGCACAACTAGGGCAACTGGCAGGAGAAAATATTGTTCCTGCGATCATTGGATTTTTAATAACCGGTGTAGGCTTACCTTTACTTGGAATATTAGCAATGGGATATTCAGGTAAGAAAAATCTTCAAGAATTGGCGAGCAGAGTACATCCAATTTATGGGGTTGGATTTACTGCATTACTTTATCTTACAATTGGACCATTTTTTGCAGCACCGAGAACGGGAACGGTAGCATTTGAAGTAGGGATTGGACCGTTTATTAAAGAAGAATCATTTCAAACGGGTCTACTCATTTTTACAATCGTATTTTTCCTAATTACTTTATTATTTTCATTATATCCAGCGAAAATTGTTGATAATATTGGAAAAATCCTTGCACCACTGTTAATCATTTTGTTAGCAATACTATTGATTGTTTCATTTTTCAATCCAATGGGATCTATTCAAGAACCGCAAGAAGCTTATCAAGCATCTAGTTTCTTTAAAGGTTTTTTAGAGGGATATAACACAATGGATGCACTGGCAGCGCTGGTATTTGGAATCATCGTTATTCAATCCATTCGTGCTTTAGGAGTAAAATCGAAACAGGGGATATTAGTTGCTACAGCGAAAACAGGGATTACTGCTATTTTGCTATTAGGGGTAATCTATGTTGGTATTTCATATTTAGGAGCAACGAGTGTAAGTACTATAGGATATTTTGATAATGGTGGACCGGTATTAAGTGGCGCAGCGAGTCATTATTTTGGAACGTTCGGTAGTTTATTAATGGCAGTTCTGATTTCATTAGCTTGTTTGACCACTGCGATTGGTTTAGTAACGGCAAATGCAGAGTATTTTAATACATTATTTCCGAAAATAGGATACAAACCTTTTGTTTTCTTCTTCTCTATTTTAACGTTTATCGTTGCTAATTTTGGATTGACGAACATCATAACGTTCTCCATCCCTGTATTAATGTTCTTGTATCCTTTAGCAATGGTGCTTGTCTTATTAACATTTGTATCTCCATTATTCTATCACTCTCGATGGGTGTATTTACCAACTATTGGTATTACGTTTATTCTCAGTATTTTTGATGGCTTAAAAGCGTTGTGTGATTCTTTAGGAATCGAGAACTTTGCTTGGATGCAACCGATTCTTAATGTATTTGAAACGGTATTACCATTTTACAATGAAGGTTTAGGATGGATAGTACCAGCGCTAGTAGTTACCATCATCATGATGGCTGTTGTTCGCTTTCGCCAGACCAACGCTTAA
- a CDS encoding 2-keto-4-pentenoate hydratase, whose protein sequence is MSKESILEIVHQLKKAHHSKQPIPFIRDEFDLTEEEAYQVQELYIKHQLEENNVHISGYKVSMTSKETQAIASTHEPAYGTLLSNHVISSGRQLSKSELFQPLIEPELIFIVNEDLTLDAEEAEILQKTSMAAGIEIPDARYIDWFPNFSLIDLLSDNTATGRVIIAEPVPILALEQLGNIPLKLYHNGEKIKEAFSSAVLDNPIHAVRWLSQKLALHGTTLKKGMIISSGTFISPIPLKIGHYEAVYPGVGKAEITIVN, encoded by the coding sequence ATGAGTAAAGAGAGCATACTTGAAATTGTTCATCAACTTAAAAAAGCGCATCATTCCAAACAGCCTATTCCTTTTATTCGAGATGAGTTCGATCTAACAGAAGAAGAAGCTTATCAAGTTCAGGAGTTATATATTAAACATCAGCTTGAAGAAAATAACGTACATATCTCAGGATATAAAGTTAGTATGACAAGTAAAGAGACCCAAGCAATAGCAAGTACACATGAACCTGCATACGGCACATTGTTATCGAATCATGTAATATCATCAGGAAGACAATTATCAAAGTCGGAACTTTTTCAGCCATTAATTGAACCTGAATTAATCTTTATTGTAAACGAAGATTTAACACTAGACGCAGAAGAAGCCGAGATTCTTCAAAAAACAAGTATGGCTGCTGGAATCGAGATTCCTGATGCACGCTATATTGATTGGTTCCCAAACTTTTCTCTTATCGACTTATTAAGCGATAACACAGCAACTGGTAGAGTAATAATTGCTGAACCAGTACCTATATTAGCGTTAGAACAATTAGGAAACATTCCATTAAAACTATATCATAACGGAGAGAAGATTAAAGAAGCATTCTCTTCTGCTGTATTAGACAATCCAATTCATGCTGTACGTTGGTTAAGTCAAAAATTAGCACTACACGGAACAACCCTAAAAAAAGGAATGATCATTTCTTCAGGCACTTTTATTTCTCCAATCCCATTAAAAATTGGTCATTACGAAGCAGTATATCCTGGAGTTGGAAAAGCAGAAATAACGATTGTGAACTAA
- a CDS encoding GTP cyclohydrolase II encodes MLNTKLESQAFALLKDKIQLIQQNDHAIYLVGPIQLPINLEGETTVFQWYCWLNYDEVTEDYERMIEKLSSANLAEYQQSSVLVYGDFAQTEDALIRMHSICHTGDIFGSKRCDCGFQLKESLKKIREHGTGALFYLANHEGRGIGLFSKAMAYVLQENGYDTVEANESLGYVNDARDYKDAIAVLRTLRSKPVTLITNNPLKVEALENAGLHLSGRTPLWGDRSEYNQKYLDTKVIKSGHLREDGKCSND; translated from the coding sequence ATGTTAAATACAAAACTAGAATCACAGGCTTTTGCCCTTTTAAAAGATAAAATTCAACTTATTCAACAAAACGATCATGCAATATATTTGGTTGGGCCAATCCAACTTCCGATAAACTTAGAAGGAGAGACTACTGTTTTTCAATGGTATTGTTGGTTAAATTATGATGAAGTAACAGAGGATTATGAAAGAATGATTGAAAAGCTATCTTCTGCAAATCTGGCAGAATATCAACAATCTAGTGTCTTGGTCTATGGAGATTTTGCTCAGACAGAAGATGCACTTATTCGTATGCATTCGATTTGCCATACTGGTGACATTTTTGGTAGCAAACGTTGTGACTGTGGCTTTCAATTAAAGGAATCATTGAAGAAAATTAGAGAACATGGTACTGGTGCTTTATTTTATTTAGCAAATCACGAAGGACGCGGTATAGGCTTATTTAGTAAAGCGATGGCCTATGTACTACAAGAGAATGGTTATGACACTGTGGAAGCAAATGAAAGTCTTGGGTACGTAAATGATGCAAGAGATTATAAAGATGCAATTGCAGTTTTGCGGACACTTCGCAGCAAGCCAGTTACACTGATCACAAACAACCCACTCAAAGTAGAAGCTCTTGAAAATGCTGGGTTACACCTATCTGGACGAACTCCTTTGTGGGGCGACCGTTCAGAATATAACCAAAAATATCTAGACACTAAAGTGATAAAATCCGGTCACTTACGAGAGGATGGAAAATGCAGTAATGACTAA
- a CDS encoding TetR/AcrR family transcriptional regulator, giving the protein MDGFERRKQMKKQAIIHAGLELFQQNGIKNVSINEIATHANVSQVTIYNYFESKEKLQYEVLIQFIHEYWNEYKTLIDSNLSFTEKLRMVMFDKMEAASNIHTEFYAYLIDELSKNNSYLTKLYQKEIIPSVMELFNQGREAKEIEPNLNNEAIFFYMQMFTDYIRREDVISQALPLKEELTQIFFYGITGNKNRV; this is encoded by the coding sequence GTGGATGGTTTTGAGCGAAGAAAACAGATGAAGAAACAGGCCATTATCCATGCGGGTTTAGAATTATTCCAACAAAATGGAATTAAAAATGTATCTATAAATGAAATTGCAACACACGCAAATGTATCGCAAGTGACCATATACAATTACTTTGAGAGTAAAGAAAAGTTACAATACGAAGTACTCATTCAGTTTATCCATGAATATTGGAATGAATATAAAACATTGATTGACAGTAATTTATCATTTACAGAGAAATTAAGAATGGTAATGTTTGATAAAATGGAAGCAGCAAGTAATATTCATACGGAATTTTATGCTTATTTAATAGATGAGTTGTCTAAAAATAACAGTTATTTAACCAAGTTATATCAAAAAGAGATAATCCCCTCCGTTATGGAATTATTCAACCAAGGTCGAGAAGCAAAGGAAATCGAACCGAATCTAAATAACGAAGCGATTTTCTTTTATATGCAAATGTTTACAGATTATATAAGAAGAGAAGATGTTATTTCACAAGCACTTCCGCTTAAGGAAGAATTAACGCAAATCTTTTTCTACGGAATTACAGGAAACAAAAATAGGGTGTAA
- a CDS encoding 5' nucleotidase, NT5C type, with protein sequence MKFGFDIDDTLIRLREHAFHIYQRKLNQQVEKEKFDQLDRVEIHELFSLNEQEGKQMWEDSLEEIYFTDCPLYPGALEAIQQLEERSLEIYYITARPKPHGEQTKAWLRQNGFPVLDSRFFHGMKDTEKVKVIQQLDLDYYVDDKPAVLDTLAKTNTNLLIKDQSYNRNFNKFSRIIDWHDFLQNKM encoded by the coding sequence ATGAAATTTGGTTTTGATATTGACGATACACTGATACGATTACGCGAACATGCTTTTCACATTTATCAAAGAAAGCTAAACCAACAAGTTGAAAAAGAAAAATTTGATCAACTTGACCGTGTAGAAATTCATGAATTATTCAGCCTGAACGAGCAGGAAGGCAAACAGATGTGGGAGGATTCACTAGAAGAAATATACTTTACGGATTGCCCACTTTACCCTGGGGCATTGGAGGCCATTCAACAACTTGAAGAACGTAGCCTTGAAATTTATTATATCACTGCTCGCCCCAAGCCACATGGTGAGCAAACGAAAGCTTGGTTACGTCAAAATGGGTTCCCTGTTTTAGATAGTCGTTTTTTTCATGGAATGAAGGATACTGAAAAAGTGAAGGTAATTCAACAGCTTGACTTAGACTACTATGTGGATGACAAACCCGCTGTTTTAGATACACTGGCTAAAACAAATACGAACCTTCTTATTAAAGACCAATCTTACAATCGAAATTTTAATAAATTCTCACGTATCATTGATTGGCATGACTTTTTACAGAATAAAATGTAA